The DNA sequence GAAACCAGACAGCATATGGCGGAGACGAAGTTTTGTAAACCGCATGCTCTCCGGTATGGTGATCAATATTTACCATGGAAACACTCGCAGAGTCGATGTAGGGCGAGGCTTTAGCCTTGCCAAGCAACCCTAAAGGGTTGCCCTACGGAATTGAAATTTCTCAATGTTAAACACAGAGACACACGATGTTGCAATGGTACAGACGCACGATGTTGCAATTGTAGAGACGCAAGATGTTGCATCTTTACCTAATCCCGTAGTCCCGTAGGGATGTCATGATTATAGAAAAAGCTTTATTACGCACTATGAGTAACCTATCTATCACGAAAAGAATTTACCTAATTTGACTTGACTTTAGCTTAGCTGAATATATAATCTTTAGCGAATTTTACAAAGATTCATTTTTACCATTTTTATAAAAACTTTTTCGTGGAGATGTATAAAATGATTTTAGATGTAAATTATTCTACAGATAGTCAGCGAAAGAAAATTGAACGGCTCGCATTTATTAAAGAGCGATACAAAAAACTCGTGCTTGATCCGAGAAGAGAAATTGAATTTGAAATAGAAAGGGCATTGGACGATGAAGACGGTGATATCGACGCTATGTAATTATTAATTGAATACTCTACCTATTATTTATTCCTCTATGTTACTTCCTAAGTATCTTCGAATATAAATTTCCAGTTACAATCTTCACAAAAATATACATGAATCAATAGTATGTTACGGTAAATGTACTATCGATATTTTTTATGAAATTTGGACCTGGAATATTCCCTATCAGTTTTTCTGATTAAACTATCTGTCTGCATAAAAACTATGCAGACAGATAGGAAAACGGGTATCTCTTTAGTAATTTCGCGCCACTTAATCCGCTCTGCTCCTCATTCCAGAATCACAGGATAGAATGGATGAAATAAAGCGATTCACCATTTCATCTTTTCAGACAGTCTCTAAGGTTTTTTATCGGCCTGCACCTTACCTTGCCGGTGTTTGTATTTCAAAAAACCTTCAATAACAACATCATCTGAGAATCTTTTTATCGTTATTTCGTTAACTTTTACCGATTCAGCTATAGCATCAATACCTTTTCCAAGTACAGGGGAATTTGCGCCCTGACCTCCAATAATAATCGGAGCGATAAAAACAATAACCTTATCGGCAAGGCAATCCTCGAGTACTGCAGTAATGACTCTGCTGCCACCCTCCACTAAAATATTTGTCATTTTCATCTCACCAAGCTGCTGGAAGAGTTCCTTTAAGTCTACCCGACCGCTCATAGTGTTTGTTTGAATAACAACACACCCCAACTGCCTGAGTTTCTTAATACGCTCGGGCAATGCGTTCCTGCTCACAGCAACTATTATTTCACTTTCATGAATTGTCTTTAAAAGACGGGAATTTAAGGGCAATGAGGCGTTACTATCGATGATAATTCTCTTCGGATTCCTTCCTTCCTCAAGGCGGCAGGTCAGGAGAGGGTCATCGCGCAATATGGTGTTAATTCCAACTAAAATCCCATCTACCTGCCCACGGATCTTATGTGCATATACCCGTGATTCTTCGCACGTAATCCATTTTGAGTCTCCTGTATGAGTAGCAATCTTTCCATCGAGTGACATTGCCCACTTTACTATCACATAAGGCAATCCTTGTTGCATTAATTTAAAAAAAGAGGCGTTCAATTTCATTGCCTGGAATTCCATAACCCCCAGCTTAATCTCAATCCCTGCCTCCTTTAATTTTCGTATTCCTTTACCTGATGTAATAGGGTTAGGATCGATAATTGCAGTTATCACCTTCCCGATACCTGCCTTAACAATGGCATCAACACATGGCGCCGTCTTACCATAATGCGCGCAGGGTTCCATGGAAACATAGAGTGTTGCCCCCTTGCAGTTTGCTCCTCCCTCATGAATTGCATGCACTTCTGCATGTGCCCCTCCAAAGATCTGGTGATACCCTGTTCCGATAATCTCGTTATTTTTTACAAGTACAGCGCCTACCATGGGATTAGGCTCTACTTTTCCCCTTCCCTTTTCTGCCAATTCCAGCGCAAGCATCATATATTTTTCATCAGTATTTACTGTAGTCATAACGCAGCAAACTATGGCCGTAACTCCTCTAATCTCCGGAAGTAATCAGGAAATGTCTTGGATACGCACTCCGGGTGTTTTATAGATATTCCCTGTGCGCGCAGCCCAATCAGTGCAAAGCTCATAGCCATGCGATGGTCATCGTAGGTTTCTATTTCTGCCGGTTTAGGCAGAGATGGTTCAATCTCAAAACCATCCTCATATTCTACTGCTGAAATCCCCATTCGGCGCAATTCATTCACGACAGCAGAAATACGGTCCGTTTCTTTTATACGCATATTTTTAACATTCCGTACTCGCGTTTTACCGCGGGCGAATACCGCTACGGATGCCAAAGTCTGCACCACATCTGGCATATCCCCCATATCGACGTCTACTCCCTGCAGCGTATCTCCCTGCACCTCAATCCAATCAGCATGCATCGTGACCTTACAACCCATTTCCTTCAGGACATCTACAAAGTGAACATCTCCCTGCAGGGAATTACTTCCGATTCCTTCAACTCTAACCTTTCCACCGGTAATTGCCGCAGCAGCAAAAAAGTAAGAAGCGGCTGATGCATCTGCCTCCACCTCGTAATGCATAGCACGATAACGTTGCCCGGATTTGACGAAGAATATTCTATAGTTATCGTTGCTAACGTTTACCCCAAACTGACGCATTAATGCAAGAGTCATATCTACATAACGCTTCGAGACCAGGCTACCTTCCACTTCTATAACTATATCCTTCTGAGCATAAGGAGCTGTCATTAATAAGGCGCTAAAGTATTGGCTGCTTAAATCTCCCTTTACAACAGCCGATCCACCGGATAATCCTTTTCCTCCGACGAGTACCGGCGGACAACCATTATGGTATTTCGAGCTAACATCTGCCCCAAGCTGTCTTAAACCATCAAGTAAATCCTGTATAGGCCTTTGCCTCATACGCGAAACACCATCTATCTCATAAACACCTTTTCCCAGGGTTAGCATAGCAGTTAAAAATCTCATCGCCGTCCCTGCATTTCCAATAAACAAATTTGCCTGCTTTACTGGAATAGTTCCGCTCTTACCGTATACCATAAACCTATTAACATTTTGCTCTTCTTTAACGGGTATTCCCAGGGTATTTAAACTAGATGCCATGTATTTAGTATCATCACTAAAAAGGGCATGAGAAATTGTAGATTGTCCGTCAGCCAGTGCCGCCGTAATAAGGGCGCGATTTGTATAACTCTTTGAGCCTGGAGCCTTAACTACTGCATTGACTTTTTCTTTTATTGGTTTTATTTCGATCACTTTATAGCTTACCTATGAAAAATTTCCATACTATGAGATTTCACCAGCACTATTTTGAGGACATGAAAATCTGTTCATCAATACACCCAAACGGTCCTAAAGTCCCTCATAAGCCTTAACCTATTCCTGATAAGAAATTTAAAACGAATATATTTTAGTTTATTTGAAACAACTATGCAATAGTATCGTGGGTGTGATTTTAACGAAGAAATGAGGAAGATCTGCTATGTCGGTTTGAATGCTGGCAGAACTATAATAACTTTGGTAAATACCCCTTCAACACTATCAATGATAAGCCTACCCTCATGGTCCTTGATAATACTGTAACTGATGCTTAATCCTAAGCCAGTTCCTTTACTCCGGGGCTTTGTGGTATAAAACGGTTCTACTACTCTATCTCGTATCATGGCAGGTATACCCGTGCCATGATCATAGAAGGTAATCTTTACCGCCGGACGGTTATCTATCGTTGTTTCTTCCCCGATAATCTCAAGGATTTTATTATCATGCGCCTCTGGATATTTTTGGTTTAAGGCATATCGCGCATTACTGATAGCATTCAAAAAAACTTGTTGTATCTGCTGAGGGTGTGCAATGATTTGGGGCAATTTTGGAGAAAAGTCTAACTTTATTGTAATACCCTCTTTTCGTAATTGTGCCTTTATCAGGACAAACGTATTCGCCACTATCTCGCGGATGCTAACGATGCTCTTTTTCTCCTTTGAATCGCCAAATCTTGCAAAAGAAAGAAGACTGCTGGTTATGTTCGCTATACGGTTAGCCTCTTTGATAATCCGGCCGGCAATATCCCTTTCCTTACTTCCTTCGCTACTTTTATTAAATAGTATCTGGGCACAGTTAATAACACCGGTTATAGGGTTATTGATCTCGTGGGCTACACCCGCTGCCAATTCACCTAATGATGCCAGATGTCTGGACCGTTCAGCCTCTCTTTGCAAGGTTATCTTTTCCGTAATATCCAGAAATGCGCCTAAGATGCCAAGAACATTACCCTTCTCATCTTTTATCGGGGTTCTCACCATACGGACAATCAATTCCTGCCCATCTATGATATATTTCTCTTCTCTATCATCTGTTTGCCCTGATTCTATAACCCGCTTATCCTCGGTTCTATATTTCTCGGCAAGTTCTTTGGGGAAAAAATCATAATCGGTCTTTCCTGTGATCTCGTCAGGCCTGATATGGAGATCTCTGGCTAAATTCTCGTTACAAGACATATATACGAGATTTTTATCTTTAGAAAATATTCTCTGAGGAAGATTTTCAAAGAGGAGCCGATATTTACTTTCGCTTGCACGAAGCGTCTTTTTAGCGTGTTTACGCCTGATAATGTTACGGACAATACTCCAAAATCCAACAACGGATCCTTTCCGAATTTGTGGAATTCCTTTGAATTCTTTCATCAAATAATTATTGGCCTTGTTAAGAATGCATAATTCAAAGATTGAAGATATTTCCTTCTGCTGAACACAATGCATTTGCTTCAGTGCAATAGGCTTATCATTAAGGTGAGCGAAGGGGATAAACTGTTTGTATAACCATTCTGCACAAAACCAGTTCTTTTTATGGAAAGCAAAAATGGGAATTGTTATAAAGAATTTCGAGACGTGAGATAATAACATAGCAGCACCCCTTTATAAAATTTGGCCGTAACAAACACAGCGGCCTATGAAGTGCTGTATTCGCCCGGCAACCCTGCTACCATATCCTTAATGAAGATTTAGGCCAGTGGCTTTGCGTCCCATCCTTTCGAATGGTTTGCCCTTATCAGGTTTCAAAAATTAACTTTATAGATACAAACGTTACATTCAGTATTTTTACTGTAATGTTAGCATTTTACATACCAATAAACTATATAACAACTACAAATCGTCAATAATACTCAATATTTATCATATTTTTCATCTTAAAATACGTATTTTTGAAGTATGTTCAAAAAATTTTACATGACAAAAATGTATCTTGTAGTACACAAATGTTCTTTGATACAGAGTATTCAGAGATATATCCATTGTTTTTTCTTTCTCAATTTTATATTATTTGCATAGAGTATTGCCTGATCTCAGATCTGCTTATCATAAGCAGAGATAGAAAACTATTGTGCTCACCGATAGCTCATAGTAAAATTATCATGAAAGAACATTATCTTTAGTATTATCTATAATAAAAGGCTTTTAAAATGAATTACAAACCCTATGCAATCTCCTGGAATACGACCTATCGATGCAACTTGCGTTGCAGCCATTGTTACCTCGATACCAATGCATTAACCAAGCAATCCGCCAATGAGCTTAGCACTCAGGAAGGGTTTAAGCTTATAGATCAAATGGCAGAGCTTAATCCTAACTTGCTGCTAATCCTTACGGGTGGAGAACCACTATTAAGGAAGGATATTTATGATCTTGCCTCCTATGCCTCTCAGAAAGGGATGATGATAGTGCTGGGCACGAATGGGAATTTAATTGATGATGATGTTGCAAAGAGATTGAAACAAAGTGGTGTAACCGGTATTGGTATTAGCCTTGATTCTATAGTGCCTGAAAGACATGACAAATTCAGAGGGATTTCACGTGCATGGGATGATACCCTCAACGGAATTGAGGCATGCCGCAGGCAAGGCATCGAATTTCAAATACAAACAACCGTCACGAAAGAGAATTTTCATGAGATTGCCAATATTATCGAATTCTCATATAATCTTGGCGCCAGGGTATTTAATCTATTCTTTCTGGTCTGTACCGGTAAAGGCCAGGAGTTGACGGATATTACACCGCAGCAGTACGATCAAGCATTGCACCAGCTTTATAATATACAAAAGAACTATCAGGGGAAAATGATGGTGGGAGCAAAATGCGCACCACACTACCGAAGGATTGTGTATGAACATGATACCACCTCTCCACTCATCAGGACGTATGCTGGCGGTTGTCCGGCTGCTACTCACTACTGCAGGATCACACCAGAAGGCGATGTTACACCGTGTCCTTATATGCCTAATGTTTCCGGAAATGTAAGAGAGAAAAGTTTTGTGGAGATCTGGGAAAATACCCCCGATTTTCAAACTCTGCGAAATACTGATCTGAATGGCAGATGCGGTGTCTGTGAGTTTAAGTACATCTGCAAAGGATGCAGGGCAAGGGCGCTTGCAACCTCAGGGAACCAGATGGATGAAGATGGATGGTGCAATTATATCCCGGGGAGATATGGCAATACAGCTATCCAATTAGCACCAACTGAAACCTTTGGGGTTGAAGAAAACTTTACCATGAGATGGAGTTCCGAAGCAAAAAATATCCTGAAACAAATCCCCTCTTTCGGCCGGGGCATGGTCATTAAAAATGTTGAAAGTTATGCAGCAAAGAGTAACCATCATGAAATAACCTTAGAAGTAATGAGGGCCTCACGGGAAGAGATGATATCAAAGAAAAGAACTGCATTCCCGACAAAAAGTGAAAGTGAAGCTGGCACTAACACAGAAGATAAAGACCAGGTACATCAAGATGGTGAAATCCCCTGGGCTGAGGAGGCACGAAAACGTGTTGCAAATGCCCCGGATTTTGTACGGCCAGGTATTTATAAGCTTATGCAGAAAAAGGCACACCAGCATGGTTATAAAGAAATCACTTCTAAATTCCTTTCCGAAATACGGGATGAATCTATGCAGCTCGCATCAAAACGTATTAAGAATATCGGATTTGATGAACTAAGGATGGATGCATGGGATAAGGCCAAAGAAAAGTTAAAAAGTGTACACAAAAAAGAGGTTATTGATACTATTAAGGCATTTCTTGATGAACGTACTATCAGGAATGAGGGTATCATTACTAAATTCCAGGCATATTTGAAGGATTCAGGCACAACAATGCAAAAAGAACCTCCTTCTTCACCTGTATGGACAGAGGAAGCAAAACAACGTCTGGAGAAGGCGCCTATATTTATCAGAGGCAGGGCAAAAAAAGCAATTGAAGGCTTCGCAACCCAGCAAGGTGCTACAATGATTACCTGCGAAATGATTGACCAATACATGAAAGATATCCCTTCTTTTGTTAAAAAGAAATTCAAATAAAAAATAGGACGTGAGGGCATGAAAATACATGAGGTCTTCGATAGTTTTATGATGTAGGGCAAGGCTTTAGCCTTGCTTCCTCTCGCTTAAACATGTACGGGAGATAGCAACTCGAAAGGGTTACCCTGAATTAAAAATTCCTATACATCAAATTAGGCTACCTTTCAGCAACAATTCTATAAGCTCATAAAAGAACTTATCATGAATACTATAGCGCTCATAAAACATCTCTTGCAAAAATACCGAAACTACGGGAATATCTTTCCCGGGGCTTTCAATAAACTCCATATACTTTCCTGTAAATCGATACGAACAAAGATTATTATTTCTTCTATTCTGCTCTCTGTATTTCCTATTTTTATTATGCGGGTATTTATTTATCCCACAGAAAAAAAGGCCTTACAGGATTCCCTAATACAAAATCTTGAAGGGGTCGGACATAAGCAGTCGGAACTCATTGTACGATGGATCGAGGAAAGGAAGGCAGATGCCAGAATTATAGCAGAAAACCCGAATGTACCTGGTGTAATCTACAAATCTGAGGGGAGTGAAAATTTTTATAGGCTGCTTCATCATTTAAATACCCTTAGAGAGGCTTATGGTTATAAAGAAATCTTCATCTGTGACCGCCACGGAGATTTAAAAATCACTACCTCAACGGGAAAGGTAATCACGAATGTGGCGGGATATGAATTCTTCAAAAATGCCGTAAATGGCATCACCTTTGTATCACCCATTGCACCCTCCGTAATTCCCTTAGAGAATGAATACGGAAGATTAGAATTCGGTTTACCTACCCTCTATATCACTACGCCGGTAATTTATGAAAATAAGATTATCGGTGTCGTATGCTTACGGGTAGATGTAATGGAAATTAGTAGACTTATGAGAAGTGTCCGGTTAGGAGAAACGGGAGAAACGTACCTGATTAATAAACATGGGTATATGATCTCTGAATCGAAATTTTTACGGGATCTCAAGGATTTTGGAATAGTCCATCAAAGAACAACCCTTGAGCTTAAGGTTATTAATCCGACAACAGGAAGGTTTACCCGAAGTGTTGAGGAATGCCTGAAAGGAGGACATGGATACGATGGAGATGGTTATACAGACTACCGGGGTATACAGGTATTAGGCTTTTGGCAATGGATTCCTGAACTCAACTGGGGCATTATTGCAGAGATTGATGTAAAGGAAGGTTACGGTCCAGTCAAGAGATTGCATATGGTTGTTGCTCCCATCATGGTTCTGATAACCATCGTTGTTATCTCCTTTGCCTTCTTTTTTGGGAAGAAAATATCAGATCCTATTCTTTACCTTACTGAGATAACAAAAAGTATTTCTGAGGGTGATTATAGTAAACGGGTAAAAATTATCTCCCATGATGAAATCGGAGAATTATCGAATTCTTTTAATAAAATGGCTTGTTTCCTGGAAGAAAAAACACAGATACTTAAGGAATATACCTCCAACCTGGAGAGAACCGTAGAAGAAAGGACAAAAGACTTAATCATTACTAACCAGGAACTTGAAAGACAAAGCAGCAATCTGGAGAAGGCATATAAGGAGTTACTTACCCTTGATCAGATGAAGGATAAAATGATACGCGATGTATCTCACGAACTCAAGTCTCCCGTTGCCCAGGTACAGATGGCAATTGATCTCTGGTCTAAAGAAGTAAAAAAAGAACATATAGACCGCTCAAAAGAAGAAAAATTCAGTAAAATTATTAACGACAGCCTGCAAAGATTACAAAAGACTATCGGAAGCATTCTTGATCTTTCTGTTTTAGAATCGGGTCGTTTAGTATTTAAAAAAGAAATTCTTCATCTGAATGAGCTAGCTACTCAAACTATTACCTGTATGAGGCTCCTGGCAGAGAAGAAAGGATTGGCCATAATAGGCCATATCCCTGATACCGTATCTCCCGTAATTGGAGATAAGGATGAAATCCAGCGAGTAATCACCAATCTTATCGATAACTCTATAAAATATACGGAATGTGGAGAAATCCATATTTCTATAGAACAAAAAAATCCTTATGTAGAATTTGCTATTAGGGACACTGGAGTAGGCATCGGATTGCCAAAAGAGCAATTTTCCAGGTTATTTGAGCGATTCTTCCAAGAACGTCCAAGGATAGATGGAGCAGGTGTAGGCCTTGCAATATGTAAAAACATTATTGAAGCACACAAAGGACAGTTATGGGTGGAAAGCGATGGACCTGGGAAAGGGTCGACTTTTAAGTTTACTTTGCCAATAGCATGATATAGCAAATAAGGAAAACTACTTTAATTACGTCTTCAGCAACTGTATCTGTGATCATACGTAAGGGCGAAGCATTTGGTGTTCAGCATACAAGACTACACAGTACCCTCTGTATGAAACCAAATATACCGCATTCATGGCACTCAACGCAGATACCCCATGTCACCCTTTGGGGTTGAAGGGCTTTTTTCTGCTTTTTCTATAAACATGACATTCCTGCGGGATTAGGCAGGAAAATTAAATTAGGCCTTCGGAAACTTTTATCTCTTCGTCAGATGTAGGGCAAGGCTTTAGCCTTGCCTCCCCACCTGAATAACCTACACGAGGATAGCAATCCAAAAGGATTGCCCTCCAGAATTGAAATTCCTATACATTAAAATAAAGATGCAAAATCTTGCGTCTCTACAATTGCAACATCGTGTGTCTCTGTGTTTAACGTTGAGAAATTTCAATTCCGTAGGGCAACCCTTTAGGGTTGCTTGGCAAGGCTAAAGCCTCGCCCTACATCGGCTCTGTTTTTTCATCTTATCATTACCCACAAGTCAGAGAGGTAAACTTGAGTAGTGCGATAAGACTAAACAGGGTGGCACAGGCAAAAGATTCCCGTACGTCTTGAACGGGGACATGGTTTGTCCGTGGTGTTCGAATACATCCGTGGATAGGGAGTATACCACACTGACAAACAGAGTTTGTCAGTGCCACCCAGGAATAGGCTTACAGAGAATAAAAATTTCTCGAGAGACATCCCCCGACGAGACATCTCTTCATGGTATTCTAAAGATGTGGGTAATGATAAGTTTAAAAAGGAGGGAAAGAAGGAAGGATTTTTTCTTGAGAAAAATTTGCCTGATCAAAATATCAAATATTTCCCTCTTTTCTAAAGCTGATCAAAAATATCAAACTTCTCCCCCTTTTCTAAAGGGGGATTAGGGGGATTATGTTATTCTTCACCGTTTCCACATTTTAGCTTGATGCATACGGGAATGAACCCACCCCTAACCCCTCCCAAGAGGGGAATCAAAAAAGTCCCCTCTCGGGAGGGGATTGAGGGGTGGGTAAATCGGGAGGATACCCTTAGTCCCATTCTGGAAGGGCAGAGGAGTAAGTAAAAAAGAAAAGTCGTTGGGTTTTGTCTTTTACAACCTAACCTAATGTATAGGAATTTCAATTCTGTAGGGCAACCCTTCAGGGTTGCTCTCCCCATGTATATTCATGCAGGGAAGCAAGGCTAAAGCCTTGCCCTACGTTTTGATTAAAAACAAAAGTCGCCTGCCTTATCCAAAAGATTGATAGCGACATAGGCCGAGTAAGGAAAGAAACTAGTACATTGTCAACTTAATTTATCATAATAGACTCTCTCGTATGTGTCATTGCGAGGGGTATTTTCCCGAAGCAATCTCTTTTGAAATATCCAGAGGATTGCTTCGGACAATACCCTCGCAATGACACAGCCCCATGCAGTTGAACCGATGCAA is a window from the Candidatus Jettenia sp. genome containing:
- the ribD gene encoding bifunctional diaminohydroxyphosphoribosylaminopyrimidine deaminase/5-amino-6-(5-phosphoribosylamino)uracil reductase RibD, whose product is MTTVNTDEKYMMLALELAEKGRGKVEPNPMVGAVLVKNNEIIGTGYHQIFGGAHAEVHAIHEGGANCKGATLYVSMEPCAHYGKTAPCVDAIVKAGIGKVITAIIDPNPITSGKGIRKLKEAGIEIKLGVMEFQAMKLNASFFKLMQQGLPYVIVKWAMSLDGKIATHTGDSKWITCEESRVYAHKIRGQVDGILVGINTILRDDPLLTCRLEEGRNPKRIIIDSNASLPLNSRLLKTIHESEIIVAVSRNALPERIKKLRQLGCVVIQTNTMSGRVDLKELFQQLGEMKMTNILVEGGSRVITAVLEDCLADKVIVFIAPIIIGGQGANSPVLGKGIDAIAESVKVNEITIKRFSDDVVIEGFLKYKHRQGKVQADKKP
- the aroA gene encoding 3-phosphoshikimate 1-carboxyvinyltransferase, translating into MIEIKPIKEKVNAVVKAPGSKSYTNRALITAALADGQSTISHALFSDDTKYMASSLNTLGIPVKEEQNVNRFMVYGKSGTIPVKQANLFIGNAGTAMRFLTAMLTLGKGVYEIDGVSRMRQRPIQDLLDGLRQLGADVSSKYHNGCPPVLVGGKGLSGGSAVVKGDLSSQYFSALLMTAPYAQKDIVIEVEGSLVSKRYVDMTLALMRQFGVNVSNDNYRIFFVKSGQRYRAMHYEVEADASAASYFFAAAAITGGKVRVEGIGSNSLQGDVHFVDVLKEMGCKVTMHADWIEVQGDTLQGVDVDMGDMPDVVQTLASVAVFARGKTRVRNVKNMRIKETDRISAVVNELRRMGISAVEYEDGFEIEPSLPKPAEIETYDDHRMAMSFALIGLRAQGISIKHPECVSKTFPDYFRRLEELRP
- a CDS encoding PAS domain-containing protein gives rise to the protein MLLSHVSKFFITIPIFAFHKKNWFCAEWLYKQFIPFAHLNDKPIALKQMHCVQQKEISSIFELCILNKANNYLMKEFKGIPQIRKGSVVGFWSIVRNIIRRKHAKKTLRASESKYRLLFENLPQRIFSKDKNLVYMSCNENLARDLHIRPDEITGKTDYDFFPKELAEKYRTEDKRVIESGQTDDREEKYIIDGQELIVRMVRTPIKDEKGNVLGILGAFLDITEKITLQREAERSRHLASLGELAAGVAHEINNPITGVINCAQILFNKSSEGSKERDIAGRIIKEANRIANITSSLLSFARFGDSKEKKSIVSIREIVANTFVLIKAQLRKEGITIKLDFSPKLPQIIAHPQQIQQVFLNAISNARYALNQKYPEAHDNKILEIIGEETTIDNRPAVKITFYDHGTGIPAMIRDRVVEPFYTTKPRSKGTGLGLSISYSIIKDHEGRLIIDSVEGVFTKVIIVLPAFKPT
- a CDS encoding radical SAM protein — encoded protein: MNYKPYAISWNTTYRCNLRCSHCYLDTNALTKQSANELSTQEGFKLIDQMAELNPNLLLILTGGEPLLRKDIYDLASYASQKGMMIVLGTNGNLIDDDVAKRLKQSGVTGIGISLDSIVPERHDKFRGISRAWDDTLNGIEACRRQGIEFQIQTTVTKENFHEIANIIEFSYNLGARVFNLFFLVCTGKGQELTDITPQQYDQALHQLYNIQKNYQGKMMVGAKCAPHYRRIVYEHDTTSPLIRTYAGGCPAATHYCRITPEGDVTPCPYMPNVSGNVREKSFVEIWENTPDFQTLRNTDLNGRCGVCEFKYICKGCRARALATSGNQMDEDGWCNYIPGRYGNTAIQLAPTETFGVEENFTMRWSSEAKNILKQIPSFGRGMVIKNVESYAAKSNHHEITLEVMRASREEMISKKRTAFPTKSESEAGTNTEDKDQVHQDGEIPWAEEARKRVANAPDFVRPGIYKLMQKKAHQHGYKEITSKFLSEIRDESMQLASKRIKNIGFDELRMDAWDKAKEKLKSVHKKEVIDTIKAFLDERTIRNEGIITKFQAYLKDSGTTMQKEPPSSPVWTEEAKQRLEKAPIFIRGRAKKAIEGFATQQGATMITCEMIDQYMKDIPSFVKKKFK
- a CDS encoding ATP-binding protein, with the translated sequence MNTIALIKHLLQKYRNYGNIFPGAFNKLHILSCKSIRTKIIISSILLSVFPIFIMRVFIYPTEKKALQDSLIQNLEGVGHKQSELIVRWIEERKADARIIAENPNVPGVIYKSEGSENFYRLLHHLNTLREAYGYKEIFICDRHGDLKITTSTGKVITNVAGYEFFKNAVNGITFVSPIAPSVIPLENEYGRLEFGLPTLYITTPVIYENKIIGVVCLRVDVMEISRLMRSVRLGETGETYLINKHGYMISESKFLRDLKDFGIVHQRTTLELKVINPTTGRFTRSVEECLKGGHGYDGDGYTDYRGIQVLGFWQWIPELNWGIIAEIDVKEGYGPVKRLHMVVAPIMVLITIVVISFAFFFGKKISDPILYLTEITKSISEGDYSKRVKIISHDEIGELSNSFNKMACFLEEKTQILKEYTSNLERTVEERTKDLIITNQELERQSSNLEKAYKELLTLDQMKDKMIRDVSHELKSPVAQVQMAIDLWSKEVKKEHIDRSKEEKFSKIINDSLQRLQKTIGSILDLSVLESGRLVFKKEILHLNELATQTITCMRLLAEKKGLAIIGHIPDTVSPVIGDKDEIQRVITNLIDNSIKYTECGEIHISIEQKNPYVEFAIRDTGVGIGLPKEQFSRLFERFFQERPRIDGAGVGLAICKNIIEAHKGQLWVESDGPGKGSTFKFTLPIA